One genomic window of Sphingomonas sp. C3-2 includes the following:
- a CDS encoding thiamine phosphate synthase, giving the protein MTRRHPRNVPSLWLMTDERMGARLLPAVKALPRGAGIVFRHYSLGDAARRALFHAVRAEARRRRITLLLAATPTQARQWGANGFHGRSGRALPGQLHSAPVHNARELRAAQRRGADIVFISPLHATRSHPGSPALRRFQAAALIRAAGRPVIGLGGMTSHRARALKIRGLHGWAAIDALTPQPR; this is encoded by the coding sequence ATGACGCGCCGCCACCCCCGCAATGTGCCCAGCCTGTGGCTGATGACCGATGAACGCATGGGCGCGCGGCTGTTGCCCGCGGTAAAGGCGCTGCCGCGTGGCGCGGGAATCGTCTTTCGCCATTACAGCCTTGGGGACGCCGCGCGCCGGGCGCTTTTCCATGCGGTGCGCGCCGAAGCGCGGCGGCGGCGGATCACACTGCTGCTCGCCGCCACGCCTACGCAGGCGCGGCAATGGGGCGCAAACGGGTTTCACGGCCGCAGCGGCCGGGCGCTGCCCGGTCAGCTCCACAGCGCGCCGGTGCATAACGCCCGCGAATTGCGCGCGGCGCAGCGGCGCGGCGCGGATATTGTCTTCATCTCCCCGCTCCACGCCACCCGCTCGCACCCCGGCAGCCCGGCGCTGCGCCGATTTCAGGCCGCCGCGCTGATCCGGGCGGCGGGACGGCCTGTGATCGGGCTTGGCGGCATGACGTCACACCGTGCGCGGGCGCTGAAAATCCGGGGGTTGCACGGCTGGGCGGCGATCGACGCGCTCACGCCGCAGCCACGCTGA
- a CDS encoding HAD family phosphatase: MSFAGLLFDFDGVLIESEYAGNAHLAETLTALGHPLSTEDAMAHFMGLSGDQFLDAIAAWIGRPVPEAFHAMRAAEDARVVAEGVPPVKGAAAFVGALAPDLPRAIVSSSSTRWIEAHLGHLGLRGSFAHIFSGREHVARGKPAPDIYLHAAQALGIDIANTLIIEDSPVGVTGAVASGGYVVGLCAGQHCAPDHGDKLRALGARHIVHGFDEIAALIG, translated from the coding sequence ATGAGCTTTGCGGGCCTGCTCTTCGATTTCGACGGCGTGCTGATCGAAAGCGAATATGCGGGCAACGCGCATCTCGCCGAAACGCTCACCGCGCTGGGCCATCCGCTCAGCACCGAGGATGCGATGGCGCATTTCATGGGGCTGTCGGGCGATCAGTTCCTCGATGCCATTGCCGCATGGATCGGCCGTCCGGTGCCCGAGGCGTTTCACGCCATGCGCGCGGCCGAAGATGCCCGCGTGGTTGCCGAGGGGGTTCCGCCGGTCAAGGGCGCGGCCGCTTTCGTCGGCGCGCTGGCGCCCGATCTGCCGCGCGCGATCGTGTCCTCAAGCTCGACGCGCTGGATCGAGGCGCATCTGGGGCATCTCGGGCTGCGCGGCAGCTTTGCCCATATCTTCAGCGGGCGCGAACATGTCGCCCGCGGCAAGCCCGCGCCCGACATCTATCTTCATGCCGCCCAGGCGCTTGGGATCGATATCGCCAACACGCTGATCATCGAGGATTCCCCCGTCGGCGTAACCGGCGCGGTCGCCTCGGGCGGCTATGTCGTCGGCTTGTGCGCCGGCCAGCACTGCGCGCCCGATCATGGCGACAAGCTGCGCGCGCTGGGCGCGCGCCACATCGTTCACGGGTTTGACGAGATCGCCGCGCTGATCGGCTGA
- the lptE gene encoding LPS assembly lipoprotein LptE: MKRAALLLALGALSLAGCGLRPLYSGGASGPAAQALGEIEIGPIAGKNGWLVRSALADRLAAVPKGAARYRLEVELDDQIIGYAIRSDDAVTRERRTLRARYRLVATDKGTVMLDATAGSDTGIDIVSSEYATIAAENTALENMSQAIADQIVARIALFASRTKDLPAADTP, from the coding sequence GTGAAGCGCGCGGCACTCCTCCTCGCGCTCGGCGCGCTGTCGCTGGCCGGTTGCGGCCTGCGGCCCCTGTATAGCGGTGGTGCCTCCGGCCCCGCCGCGCAGGCGCTGGGCGAGATCGAGATCGGGCCCATCGCGGGCAAGAATGGCTGGCTGGTGCGGAGCGCACTCGCCGACCGTCTTGCCGCAGTGCCCAAGGGCGCGGCACGCTACCGGCTCGAGGTGGAGCTTGATGACCAGATCATCGGCTATGCGATCCGCAGCGATGATGCGGTGACGCGCGAACGGCGAACGCTGCGCGCGCGTTACCGGCTTGTCGCCACCGACAAGGGCACGGTGATGCTCGACGCGACCGCGGGTTCGGATACGGGCATCGACATCGTGTCTTCGGAATATGCGACGATCGCCGCCGAGAACACCGCGCTTGAAAACATGTCGCAGGCGATTGCCGACCAGATCGTCGCGCGGATTGCGCTGTTCGCGTCGCGGACCAAGGATTTGCCGGCCGCGGACACGCCGTGA
- the rsmG gene encoding 16S rRNA (guanine(527)-N(7))-methyltransferase RsmG — protein sequence MTEDEARAWLRDHLAVPRETEERIEAFIAFLLEEGDKQNLISASTREHVWARHIVDSAQLVPKAKDAPAGPWMDLGSGAGFPGLIVAALTDRPIVLVESRRKRVDFLGESAEILGVGDRVRVEGRRLETVERFDAAVISARAFAPLERLFALAERFSRPNTLWLLPKGRNAPSELEAASKTWQGVFHVEQSLTDADSSIIVARGVKRGKA from the coding sequence ATGACCGAAGACGAAGCACGCGCCTGGCTGCGCGATCATCTGGCTGTTCCACGTGAAACAGAGGAACGGATCGAGGCGTTCATCGCCTTCCTGCTGGAGGAGGGCGACAAGCAGAATCTGATCTCCGCCTCGACGCGCGAGCATGTCTGGGCGCGCCATATCGTCGATTCCGCGCAGCTTGTTCCCAAGGCCAAGGATGCGCCCGCAGGGCCGTGGATGGACCTTGGATCGGGCGCGGGCTTTCCTGGCCTCATCGTGGCGGCGCTCACCGACCGACCGATCGTGCTCGTGGAATCGCGCCGCAAGCGCGTCGACTTTCTTGGGGAGTCTGCGGAGATATTGGGGGTGGGAGACCGCGTTCGTGTCGAGGGGCGGCGGCTCGAGACGGTCGAACGCTTCGACGCGGCGGTCATCAGCGCCCGTGCCTTTGCCCCGCTTGAGCGCCTTTTCGCGCTTGCCGAGCGATTTTCGCGGCCAAATACGCTATGGCTTTTGCCCAAGGGCAGAAATGCGCCGTCGGAACTGGAAGCCGCGTCAAAGACATGGCAAGGTGTGTTTCACGTGGAACAGAGTCTGACCGACGCGGACTCATCGATCATCGTGGCGCGCGGCGTCAAACGGGGGAAAGCATGA
- a CDS encoding porin translates to MAAAATGLMLSPTILAARETLAPTAKPRVSLTAQGGIGSFTPAAADPRLAAILAKSELASTGFRFTPPGDAAQSRRVTVAVRARTAGRVTSLTGRDEMAALGSMGASASTYNLGASIGWKRFALSGDVARIDTGIQPGGREVVTAGASYTAPRWSGRVQLGADRSIGQHTLRAVQPENTYSLDVGGSYSLSRNLDVTAGVRYRLEERDRLQPLASDNRRDSQAVYIGTAFKF, encoded by the coding sequence GTGGCGGCAGCCGCAACCGGCCTGATGCTGTCGCCCACGATTCTCGCGGCCCGCGAAACGCTTGCCCCGACCGCCAAACCGCGCGTTTCGCTGACGGCGCAGGGCGGGATCGGATCCTTCACCCCGGCCGCCGCCGATCCGCGCCTTGCCGCCATTCTGGCCAAGAGCGAGCTGGCGAGCACCGGTTTCCGCTTCACCCCGCCGGGCGATGCCGCGCAGAGCCGCCGTGTCACCGTCGCCGTGCGGGCGCGCACCGCAGGCCGTGTGACGAGCCTCACCGGGCGCGATGAAATGGCCGCGCTTGGTTCGATGGGCGCCTCGGCCTCGACCTATAATCTCGGCGCGTCGATCGGCTGGAAGCGTTTTGCGCTTTCGGGTGACGTTGCTCGCATCGATACCGGAATCCAGCCGGGCGGCCGCGAAGTCGTCACCGCCGGCGCCAGCTATACCGCGCCGCGCTGGAGCGGGCGGGTTCAGCTGGGTGCGGATCGCAGCATCGGCCAGCATACGCTGCGCGCGGTGCAGCCCGAAAACACCTATTCGCTCGACGTGGGCGGCAGCTACAGCCTGAGCCGCAACCTCGACGTGACGGCGGGTGTGCGCTACCGGCTTGAGGAACGCGACCGGCTTCAGCCGCTGGCGAGCGACAATCGCCGCGACAGCCAGGCCGTCTATATCGGCACCGCCTTCAAGTTCTGA
- a CDS encoding DUF3576 domain-containing protein — protein sequence MARLTSAVIAIGLLTTVSGCAWVKKDLGITPRDDRKTTDLAASRVTTIGVNSYLWRASLDTLSFMPLVQTDSNGGVIVTDWYVNPNSPTERMKLTVSILDQDLRADALRIAALRQVNQNGQWVDAPVQAATVQKLEEIILTKARDLRRTALYD from the coding sequence ATGGCCCGCCTGACCAGCGCCGTGATTGCGATTGGCCTTCTCACCACCGTTTCGGGCTGTGCCTGGGTGAAGAAGGATCTTGGCATCACCCCGCGTGACGATCGCAAGACCACCGATCTCGCCGCTTCGCGGGTGACGACCATTGGCGTCAACAGCTATTTGTGGCGCGCAAGCCTCGACACGCTGTCGTTCATGCCCCTCGTCCAGACGGATTCGAATGGCGGCGTGATCGTGACCGACTGGTATGTGAATCCCAATTCGCCCACCGAACGGATGAAGCTGACCGTATCGATCCTCGACCAGGATCTGCGCGCCGACGCGCTCAGGATCGCAGCGCTCCGCCAGGTGAACCAGAACGGCCAATGGGTGGATGCGCCGGTGCAGGCGGCAACCGTCCAGAAGCTGGAAGAAATCATCCTGACCAAGGCGCGCGATCTGCGCCGCACTGCTCTTTACGACTGA
- the holA gene encoding DNA polymerase III subunit delta, protein MKANLAQVERALDAPSPGNRLILLYGPDESGSRALAARLERAMGPEAERIELDSATIKGDPALLADEAASISLFGGARHIRLSLSNAEDALLAVQALVEAPTAGNPVVAIAGALKATSGLLKFALGHPAILAFASYAPEGQQADRLAASMARDAGLRLASPEIAKRLAAAAAGDRAVLLREIEKLALYLDADPDHPVELDHATLDLLGADSDEGDMSRVVDAVMSGNPAMLGVELARLAAVGIEGIPLLRSVLKRVHLLIQLRAQVDEGGHVEAVMNSAGKAIFWKEKPAVQRQLGLWDSPRLATALHRLMDAERALKASGTLGTAMGDEALLTISRAAARKR, encoded by the coding sequence GTGAAGGCCAATCTGGCGCAGGTCGAGCGGGCGCTCGACGCCCCCTCCCCCGGAAACCGGCTAATCCTGCTCTACGGCCCCGATGAATCGGGGTCGCGGGCGCTCGCCGCGCGGCTTGAACGCGCCATGGGGCCCGAGGCCGAACGGATCGAACTCGATTCCGCCACGATCAAGGGCGATCCCGCACTGCTCGCCGACGAAGCTGCATCGATTTCGCTGTTCGGCGGCGCGCGGCACATCCGTCTCTCGCTCTCCAATGCCGAAGACGCCCTTCTGGCCGTTCAGGCGCTCGTAGAGGCCCCAACAGCGGGTAATCCGGTCGTTGCCATAGCCGGCGCGCTAAAGGCCACCAGCGGGCTTCTGAAGTTCGCTTTGGGGCATCCCGCGATCCTCGCTTTTGCCAGCTATGCGCCCGAGGGGCAGCAGGCGGACCGGCTTGCCGCCTCCATGGCGCGCGACGCCGGGTTGCGCCTCGCCAGCCCCGAGATCGCCAAGCGGCTTGCCGCAGCGGCCGCGGGCGACCGCGCGGTGCTGCTGCGCGAGATCGAAAAGCTCGCGCTCTATCTCGACGCCGATCCCGATCATCCGGTCGAGCTCGATCATGCAACGCTCGATCTGCTCGGCGCGGATTCGGACGAAGGCGACATGAGCCGTGTCGTCGATGCGGTGATGAGCGGTAACCCGGCGATGCTCGGCGTGGAACTCGCGCGACTCGCCGCCGTCGGGATCGAGGGGATTCCGCTGCTCCGATCGGTGCTGAAACGCGTCCACTTGCTGATTCAGCTGCGCGCGCAGGTCGATGAGGGCGGCCATGTCGAGGCGGTGATGAATTCCGCCGGCAAGGCGATCTTCTGGAAGGAAAAGCCCGCGGTCCAGCGTCAGCTGGGGCTCTGGGATTCGCCCCGGCTCGCCACCGCGCTCCACCGCCTCATGGACGCCGAACGCGCGCTCAAGGCGTCGGGAACGCTCGGCACCGCGATGGGCGACGAAGCGCTCCTCACCATCAGCCGCGCCGCCGCGCGCAAGCGCTGA
- a CDS encoding ParB/RepB/Spo0J family partition protein yields the protein MSGEPGAVAPKKRHSGLGRGLSALLGEVAREEPVAPATPRSGGVKMVSVTDMKPHPGQPRQHFDEDALSELAASIAKRGVIQPIVVRPHGPGYQIVAGERRWRAAQRAHLHEVPVIVKDFSESEALEIALIENIQREDLNAIEEAEAYKKLAEEFGHSQEALGRLVNKSRSHVANLLRLLELPLKVRDLVANKTLSMGHARALITAPDAEALAEDVVRRDLSVRDTEALVRSAKPGRAAPATPVEPRVEHENADILALERQLGDLLGLKVRINHGEKNGSLTLSYTTLDQLDMICQRLSGEKI from the coding sequence GTGAGCGGCGAACCGGGCGCCGTCGCCCCCAAGAAACGCCATTCGGGGCTGGGCAGGGGCTTGAGCGCGCTGCTCGGCGAAGTCGCGCGTGAGGAACCCGTCGCACCCGCCACGCCGCGATCGGGCGGGGTGAAGATGGTATCGGTTACGGATATGAAGCCGCATCCGGGGCAGCCGCGCCAGCATTTCGACGAGGATGCGCTGTCCGAACTGGCCGCCTCGATCGCCAAGCGCGGGGTGATCCAGCCCATCGTCGTGCGTCCGCATGGCCCGGGTTACCAGATCGTCGCGGGGGAACGCCGCTGGCGCGCGGCGCAGCGGGCGCATCTGCATGAAGTTCCTGTTATCGTTAAGGATTTCAGCGAGTCCGAAGCGCTCGAAATTGCGCTCATCGAGAATATCCAGCGCGAGGACCTGAACGCGATCGAAGAGGCCGAGGCCTATAAGAAGCTTGCCGAGGAATTCGGTCACAGCCAGGAGGCGCTGGGCCGTCTGGTCAACAAGTCGCGCAGCCATGTTGCCAATCTGCTGCGCCTGCTCGAACTGCCGCTCAAGGTTCGCGATCTCGTCGCGAACAAGACGCTCAGCATGGGCCATGCCCGCGCGCTGATCACCGCGCCCGATGCCGAGGCGCTGGCCGAGGACGTGGTGCGCCGCGATCTTTCGGTGCGCGATACCGAGGCGTTGGTGCGATCGGCCAAGCCCGGCCGCGCGGCACCGGCGACACCCGTGGAACCCCGTGTCGAGCATGAGAATGCCGATATTCTGGCGCTCGAGCGCCAGCTCGGCGATCTGCTCGGGCTCAAGGTGCGGATCAACCACGGCGAAAAGAATGGCTCGCTGACGCTCAGCTACACCACGCTCGATCAGCTCGACATGATCTGCCAGCGGTTGAGCGGCGAAAAGATCTGA
- the leuS gene encoding leucine--tRNA ligase, producing MTSRFNPLAADARWQAVWEERGTFHASDTSDKPKSYVLEMFPYPSGRIHMGHVRNYTMGDVLARFRRMTGHEVLHPMGWDAFGMPAENAAMEKKVHPGAWTRDNIASMKAQLKRLGFALDWSREIATCEPEYYGQEQSLFLDLYEAGLVYRKESAVNWDPVDMTVLANEQVIDGRGWRSGALVEKRKLSQWFLKITDFADDLVAGLKTLDQWPEKVRLMQENWIGKSVGMRFSFKFAGRPGGFEVFTTRPDTLYGASFTAIAADHPIAQELAKNSPELQAFIAECQKTGTAAAEIETAEKKGFDTGLRVEHPFDPNWHLPVYVANFVLMEYGTGAVFGCPAHDQRDLDFARKYDLPVNRVVAPEGHEHEPIDDEAYVGPGKLVHSHFLNGMEVEDAKAAVIARAQHDGWGKGTTVWRLRDWGVSRQRYWGTPIPFIHCEGCGVVPVPKSQLPVKLPEDVSFDIPGNPLDRHATWKHVDCPKCGKPARRETDTLDTFVDSSWYFIRFASQPDDKPFDKAVAESWLPVGQYIGGVEHAILHLLYARFWTRALAKIGKIDVTEPFTGLFTQGMVTHETYKSHDGRWLSPLEVEAREGAIVELETGEPIVRGRVEKMSKSKKNTVDPGPIVDQYGADAVRWFMLSDSPPERDLPWSESGIEGAWRFVNRLWRMIDGAAPAEGEDKDLERKLHKTIAGVAEDIEGLGFNKAVAKLYELANVIEKAKPSASRTAAIDAMVRLVSPMVPHLAEEAWQKLGNEGLVADASWPAVDPSLLVDDQVTIAVQINGKLRDTLTVAKGMAKDALETLALAAPNVVRQLDGATPKKVIVVPDRLVNIVA from the coding sequence ATGACTTCGCGTTTCAATCCGCTGGCGGCCGACGCCCGTTGGCAGGCCGTTTGGGAAGAGCGTGGCACGTTCCACGCTTCCGATACCAGCGACAAGCCCAAATCCTATGTGCTCGAGATGTTCCCCTATCCCTCGGGGCGCATCCATATGGGCCATGTCCGCAACTACACGATGGGCGACGTGCTCGCCCGTTTCCGGCGGATGACCGGACATGAGGTGCTCCACCCCATGGGCTGGGACGCCTTCGGCATGCCCGCCGAAAATGCCGCGATGGAAAAGAAGGTCCATCCCGGCGCGTGGACGCGCGACAATATCGCCTCGATGAAGGCGCAGTTGAAGCGGCTCGGCTTCGCGCTCGACTGGAGCCGCGAGATCGCGACCTGCGAGCCCGAATATTATGGCCAGGAACAGTCGTTGTTCCTCGACCTGTACGAAGCGGGCCTCGTCTACCGCAAGGAATCGGCGGTGAACTGGGACCCTGTCGACATGACCGTGCTCGCCAATGAGCAGGTGATCGACGGCCGGGGCTGGCGCTCGGGCGCGCTTGTCGAAAAGCGCAAGCTTAGCCAGTGGTTCCTCAAGATCACCGATTTCGCCGACGATCTCGTCGCCGGATTGAAGACGCTCGACCAATGGCCTGAAAAGGTCCGCCTGATGCAGGAAAACTGGATCGGCAAGAGCGTCGGGATGCGTTTCTCCTTCAAGTTCGCCGGTCGCCCCGGCGGGTTCGAGGTGTTCACCACGCGCCCCGACACGCTGTACGGCGCAAGCTTCACCGCCATCGCCGCCGATCACCCGATCGCGCAGGAACTGGCCAAGAACAGCCCCGAGCTGCAGGCGTTCATCGCCGAATGCCAGAAGACGGGCACCGCCGCCGCCGAGATCGAAACCGCTGAAAAGAAGGGTTTCGACACCGGCCTGCGCGTCGAGCATCCGTTCGACCCCAACTGGCATCTGCCGGTCTATGTCGCCAATTTCGTGCTGATGGAATATGGCACGGGCGCGGTCTTCGGCTGCCCCGCGCACGACCAGCGCGATCTGGATTTCGCGCGCAAATACGACCTGCCCGTCAACCGCGTCGTCGCCCCCGAAGGCCATGAGCATGAGCCGATCGACGACGAGGCCTATGTCGGCCCCGGCAAGCTCGTCCATTCGCATTTCCTGAACGGGATGGAAGTGGAAGACGCCAAGGCCGCGGTGATTGCGCGCGCGCAGCACGATGGCTGGGGCAAGGGCACCACGGTGTGGCGCCTGCGCGACTGGGGCGTTTCGCGCCAGCGCTACTGGGGCACCCCCATTCCCTTCATCCACTGCGAAGGCTGCGGCGTGGTACCGGTTCCCAAGAGCCAGTTGCCCGTCAAGCTGCCCGAGGATGTCAGCTTCGACATCCCCGGCAACCCGCTCGATCGCCACGCGACCTGGAAGCATGTCGACTGCCCCAAATGCGGCAAGCCCGCGCGGCGCGAAACCGACACGCTCGACACCTTCGTCGATTCAAGCTGGTACTTCATCCGCTTCGCCAGCCAGCCCGACGACAAGCCGTTCGACAAGGCGGTGGCCGAAAGCTGGCTGCCCGTCGGCCAGTATATCGGCGGCGTGGAACATGCGATCCTGCACCTGCTCTATGCGCGGTTCTGGACGCGCGCGCTGGCCAAGATCGGCAAGATCGACGTGACCGAACCCTTCACCGGGCTGTTCACCCAGGGCATGGTGACGCACGAAACCTACAAGTCGCACGATGGCCGCTGGCTTTCGCCGCTTGAGGTGGAAGCGCGTGAGGGCGCGATCGTCGAACTCGAAACGGGCGAGCCGATCGTGCGCGGCCGTGTCGAGAAAATGTCGAAATCGAAGAAGAATACGGTCGATCCGGGCCCGATCGTCGACCAATATGGTGCCGACGCGGTGCGCTGGTTCATGCTGTCGGACAGCCCGCCCGAACGCGATCTGCCCTGGTCTGAATCGGGGATCGAGGGCGCCTGGCGCTTCGTCAATCGCCTGTGGCGGATGATCGACGGCGCCGCCCCGGCCGAGGGCGAGGACAAGGATCTCGAGCGCAAGCTGCACAAGACCATCGCCGGCGTCGCCGAAGATATCGAGGGTCTTGGCTTCAACAAGGCGGTGGCCAAGCTCTACGAACTCGCCAACGTCATCGAAAAGGCAAAGCCCTCGGCATCGCGCACCGCCGCGATCGACGCGATGGTGCGCCTCGTGTCGCCGATGGTGCCGCACCTGGCCGAAGAAGCCTGGCAGAAGCTGGGCAACGAAGGGCTTGTCGCCGATGCCAGCTGGCCTGCGGTCGATCCGTCGCTCCTCGTCGACGATCAGGTGACCATCGCGGTCCAGATCAACGGCAAGCTGCGCGACACGCTGACGGTAGCCAAGGGCATGGCCAAGGACGCGCTGGAAACGCTCGCACTTGCTGCCCCCAATGTCGTCCGCCAGCTCGATGGCGCCACCCCGAAAAAGGTGATCGTCGTGCCCGATCGCCTGGTCAACATCGTCGCGTGA
- a CDS encoding AAA family ATPase — MIRIAVANQKGGVGKTTTAINLATALAASGWRVLLVDLDPQGNASTGLGVNPSDRPQSSYDVLTGECSVEEAVIPTKVPRLDLIAATVDLSGAEIELVEYEDRTHRLDAAFKSVEDRWDICLIDCPPSLGLLTINALVAAKSLLVPLQCEFFALEGLSQLLNTVDLIRGRFNASLEILGVALTMYDRRNNLTEQVAEDVRACLGPVVFDTVIPRNVRLSEAPSFGMPALIYDIRCAGSEAYMALARELIGRLPARPKAVAA; from the coding sequence ATGATCCGCATCGCGGTAGCAAACCAGAAGGGTGGAGTCGGCAAGACGACGACCGCCATCAACCTCGCAACCGCGCTCGCGGCTTCGGGCTGGCGCGTGCTGCTGGTCGATCTCGATCCGCAGGGCAATGCTTCCACCGGCTTGGGCGTCAATCCCAGCGACCGTCCGCAGTCGAGCTATGACGTCCTCACCGGCGAATGCAGCGTCGAAGAAGCCGTGATCCCGACCAAGGTGCCGCGCCTCGATCTGATCGCGGCGACGGTCGATCTGTCGGGCGCCGAGATCGAACTGGTCGAATATGAGGACCGCACCCACCGTCTCGATGCCGCGTTCAAGTCGGTTGAGGATCGCTGGGACATCTGCCTGATCGATTGCCCGCCGTCGCTCGGCCTGCTCACGATCAACGCGCTTGTTGCGGCCAAGTCGTTGCTCGTGCCGCTGCAGTGCGAATTCTTCGCGCTCGAAGGGTTGAGCCAGCTGCTCAACACGGTCGATCTCATCCGTGGTCGATTCAATGCCAGCCTCGAGATTCTGGGTGTCGCGCTCACCATGTATGATCGCCGCAACAATCTGACTGAACAGGTCGCTGAGGATGTGCGCGCCTGTCTGGGCCCGGTGGTGTTCGACACCGTCATCCCGCGCAATGTCCGCCTGTCCGAAGCGCCGAGCTTTGGCATGCCCGCGCTGATCTACGACATTCGCTGCGCGGGCTCGGAGGCCTATATGGCGCTGGCCCGCGAGCTGATCGGGCGCCTGCCCGCACGGCCTAAGGCGGTGGCGGCGTGA
- a CDS encoding YggS family pyridoxal phosphate-dependent enzyme, which yields MDEQEITAAATRREAVLGTIAKAARIAGRKPAEIALIAVSKTHGEDAIRPMLAAGQRVFGENRVQEAEAKWPALRAEYPDVALHLVGQLQSNKAEDAVQLFDAIHSVDRPSLVAALAKAMEKTGRRPDCFVQVNIGDEEQKGGCAIADLPALLTEVRAAGLPLKGLMCVPPADVEAAPYFALLAKIARDNGLDQLSMGMSGDYETAVTIGATHVRVGSALFGARA from the coding sequence ATGGACGAACAGGAAATCACCGCAGCGGCCACGCGCCGCGAAGCCGTGCTGGGCACGATCGCCAAGGCCGCCCGGATCGCGGGCCGCAAGCCCGCCGAGATCGCGCTTATCGCCGTATCGAAAACGCATGGCGAAGATGCGATCCGGCCGATGCTGGCCGCTGGCCAGCGGGTCTTCGGCGAAAACCGCGTGCAGGAAGCCGAGGCGAAATGGCCTGCGCTGCGCGCCGAGTATCCCGATGTCGCGCTGCATCTCGTTGGCCAGCTCCAGTCGAACAAGGCCGAGGATGCGGTTCAGCTGTTCGACGCCATCCATTCGGTCGACCGCCCCTCGCTCGTCGCCGCGCTCGCCAAGGCGATGGAAAAGACCGGCCGCCGCCCCGATTGCTTCGTCCAGGTCAATATCGGGGATGAAGAGCAGAAGGGCGGCTGTGCGATCGCCGATCTGCCCGCGCTGCTCACCGAGGTGCGCGCGGCGGGGCTTCCGCTCAAGGGGCTGATGTGCGTACCCCCCGCCGATGTCGAGGCCGCGCCCTATTTCGCGCTGCTCGCCAAGATCGCGCGCGACAATGGGCTGGATCAGCTCAGCATGGGCATGTCGGGCGATTATGAGACGGCGGTGACGATCGGCGCCACCCATGTCCGCGTCGGTTCGGCGCTGTTCGGCGCGCGCGCATGA